A part of Halobacillus shinanisalinarum genomic DNA contains:
- a CDS encoding YybS family protein, which translates to MKDTRRITEGALMTGVYLLELLLILFLPGIIGSLLLFTLPIPFIFYTYRHGWKAGGLMLIAVVIFALLFATVFSLPVTLLTGIGGIFAGSAMYHKRSSYETWAVGSIGFIIGIVAVYLLSQLFFGVNWTEQIRASLNETFSITEEMLATFGGGEQIEEQLEGLREQFKTLPDLIPSLIAILGIIYAFLSQWLSYKLINRVEGKKFHFPAFRNFTLPTSVLWYYFFALILNYAFAAGDGVGYLAAVNVFTLTGTLLILQGFAFIAFYTHVKNKSKALPILAIVGCALLPTILLYLVRILGIIDIGFSLRERLQTKK; encoded by the coding sequence ATGAAAGATACAAGAAGAATTACTGAAGGGGCTTTAATGACGGGAGTTTATCTGCTAGAGTTATTGTTAATTCTCTTCCTTCCAGGGATTATTGGATCCCTATTATTGTTTACCTTACCTATACCTTTCATATTCTACACCTATCGTCATGGGTGGAAGGCAGGAGGACTTATGCTGATAGCGGTTGTTATTTTTGCTTTGCTATTTGCAACAGTTTTCTCTCTACCGGTAACATTACTCACAGGGATTGGTGGAATATTTGCGGGATCAGCGATGTATCATAAGCGATCTTCGTATGAAACTTGGGCTGTAGGTTCAATTGGGTTTATTATAGGGATTGTTGCTGTTTACTTACTGTCACAGCTGTTCTTTGGAGTGAATTGGACAGAACAAATACGCGCCTCCTTGAATGAGACTTTTTCGATAACTGAAGAAATGCTTGCAACCTTTGGCGGGGGGGAGCAAATCGAGGAGCAGCTTGAGGGGTTACGAGAACAATTCAAGACTCTGCCTGACTTAATACCTAGTTTGATTGCTATTTTAGGGATTATTTATGCTTTTTTAAGCCAATGGTTAAGCTATAAACTAATAAATCGTGTAGAGGGTAAAAAGTTTCATTTTCCAGCATTTCGTAACTTTACCCTGCCTACCTCCGTATTATGGTATTACTTTTTTGCGTTAATATTAAACTATGCGTTTGCAGCAGGTGACGGAGTTGGTTATCTGGCTGCGGTTAACGTATTTACATTGACAGGCACGCTTTTGATACTACAGGGGTTTGCATTTATAGCTTTCTATACCCATGTAAAAAACAAGTCAAAAGCACTGCCGATTTTGGCAATTGTTGGATGTGCACTTTTGCCGACAATCCTCCTTTATCTCGTACGAATCTTAGGTATAATTGATATAGGGTTTTCGCTAAGGGAACGTTTGCAAACGAAGAAATAA
- a CDS encoding histidinol-phosphatase, with amino-acid sequence MRTDYHVHMAETGNLTIDYLRNYIKKAQQEGIEELGISEHAYFFQETRNILSNPWVENRRTLDFKTYQQMFDQANEAGIPIKMGIEMDYMPGKEAEMQEFIEARPFDYVIGSVHWIDEWGIDLAIFREEYEKRDLHEVYRQYFDRVVSLAESGLFDFVGHIDVIKVFGYRPDDQAFLREQYERAAEALAKTNTCIEISTAGLRKPVGELYPDPELLQICKEKGVGIVLCSDAHKPDHIGYCYDDAIKLARSAGYEKVHVFTKRKASVKPIR; translated from the coding sequence ATGCGAACCGATTATCATGTACATATGGCTGAGACAGGCAATTTAACCATTGATTACTTAAGAAATTACATTAAAAAAGCTCAGCAGGAGGGTATTGAGGAACTTGGCATTTCTGAACATGCTTACTTTTTTCAGGAAACGAGAAATATTTTATCAAACCCTTGGGTAGAAAATCGCCGAACACTTGACTTCAAGACATACCAGCAAATGTTCGATCAAGCAAACGAGGCCGGAATTCCTATTAAAATGGGGATCGAAATGGACTATATGCCAGGTAAAGAAGCTGAAATGCAAGAGTTTATCGAGGCCCGCCCTTTTGATTATGTAATAGGATCAGTACATTGGATTGATGAATGGGGAATTGACTTAGCAATTTTCCGTGAAGAATACGAGAAAAGAGATTTACACGAGGTCTATCGTCAGTATTTTGATCGAGTCGTTTCACTAGCCGAATCGGGGCTATTTGATTTTGTTGGCCACATTGATGTCATCAAAGTGTTCGGCTATCGTCCTGACGATCAAGCATTTCTCCGTGAACAGTACGAACGTGCAGCAGAAGCCTTGGCCAAAACAAATACCTGCATAGAAATAAGTACAGCAGGACTCAGGAAACCTGTGGGAGAGCTTTATCCAGACCCTGAGCTTTTACAAATCTGTAAAGAGAAAGGCGTTGGTATTGTACTATGCTCAGACGCCCATAAGCCGGACCATATTGGATATTGCTACGATGACGCAATCAAATTAGCGCGCTCCGCCGGATATGAGAAAGTACACGTGTTTACAAAGCGTAAAGCAAGCGTAAAGCCAATAAGGTAG
- the serA gene encoding phosphoglycerate dehydrogenase, with the protein MYRVLISDPLSEDGIRPLLEAADVETIVNPSLSHDQLLRELRASNAIIVRSQTQVTREMIEQAPELKVIGRAGVGVDNIDLEAATEHGVVVVNAPDGNTTSTAEHTMAMLMALARNIPQAYHQLKQNQWERKKFVGVELKNKTLGIVGFGRIGKEVAHRAKGHRMNVIAYDPFFTKEKADKAGVSHGSLEEVLQQADFLTVHTPLMDETRHLINRESIQLMKTGARILNCARGGIIEEDALYEAVKSGKIAGAALDVFEEEPAIDHPLLSLSEVIATPHLGASTVEAQENVATDVSYDVIELLRGGTVKHPVNMPSISAEMMERLSPYFQLSEKLGAFLSKVVEGALEQITVYYSGELLDIDSTPLTRIAMKGILHRYIGNRVNDVNAFKTASDKGIVINEQKSTSTKGFTNLVRIEIETDRETRSISGTLLNGLGARIVMLDHYSIDVVPHGHLIVIQHKDQPGAIGRVGSLLAEYEVNIATMQVGRTNQGGDAVMVLTVDKQVEENCREQLAGVDDIKQVQCLTL; encoded by the coding sequence GTGTACCGTGTGTTAATAAGTGATCCATTGAGTGAAGATGGTATTCGTCCACTACTTGAAGCAGCAGATGTAGAAACAATTGTAAATCCATCATTAAGTCATGACCAGCTTTTGAGGGAATTACGAGCAAGTAACGCTATTATTGTACGCAGCCAAACACAAGTGACGAGAGAGATGATTGAACAGGCGCCGGAGTTAAAGGTGATTGGCCGAGCTGGGGTGGGTGTCGATAATATTGATCTTGAAGCAGCAACGGAGCACGGGGTTGTCGTTGTTAATGCTCCAGATGGGAATACGACTTCAACGGCAGAACATACGATGGCAATGTTGATGGCACTTGCCCGAAATATACCACAAGCTTATCATCAACTGAAGCAAAATCAGTGGGAACGCAAAAAGTTTGTTGGTGTGGAACTGAAAAATAAAACATTGGGTATTGTTGGATTCGGCCGTATTGGTAAGGAAGTAGCTCACCGTGCGAAAGGGCACCGGATGAACGTGATCGCTTATGATCCTTTTTTTACAAAAGAGAAGGCTGATAAGGCAGGCGTTAGTCATGGAAGCTTAGAGGAAGTACTACAACAAGCGGATTTCTTAACGGTCCATACTCCTCTAATGGATGAAACGAGGCATCTTATTAATCGGGAGTCAATTCAGTTAATGAAGACGGGGGCTCGAATACTCAACTGTGCTCGTGGAGGAATCATCGAAGAAGATGCGTTGTACGAAGCAGTGAAGAGTGGGAAAATTGCCGGAGCCGCCCTTGATGTATTTGAAGAAGAGCCGGCTATCGATCATCCTCTCTTGTCGCTGTCAGAAGTGATTGCAACCCCGCACTTGGGTGCTAGTACCGTAGAAGCGCAGGAAAATGTAGCTACAGACGTCAGCTACGATGTCATAGAGCTTTTGCGGGGAGGGACGGTAAAACATCCCGTCAATATGCCTTCAATTTCCGCAGAAATGATGGAGAGGCTTTCTCCATACTTCCAGCTTTCTGAGAAGTTAGGGGCATTCTTGTCAAAAGTTGTCGAGGGCGCCCTTGAGCAAATTACCGTTTATTACTCAGGGGAATTGCTCGATATTGATTCGACACCGTTGACACGAATTGCGATGAAAGGAATACTTCACCGTTATATTGGAAATCGAGTAAATGATGTGAATGCGTTTAAAACGGCTTCAGATAAAGGGATAGTCATTAATGAGCAAAAATCGACTTCAACAAAAGGATTTACTAACCTTGTGAGAATCGAAATAGAAACTGATCGTGAAACTCGGAGCATTTCAGGTACGTTGTTGAATGGATTAGGGGCAAGGATTGTGATGCTCGACCATTATTCAATTGATGTCGTTCCTCATGGCCATTTAATCGTCATCCAGCATAAAGACCAGCCCGGCGCTATTGGCCGTGTTGGAAGTTTACTTGCAGAATATGAAGTTAACATTGCAACGATGCAAGTGGGGCGAACGAATCAAGGTGGTGACGCTGTAATGGTACTAACAGTAGATAAGCAAGTGGAAGAAAACTGTCGTGAGCAGCTCGCAGGAGTAGATGATATTAAACAAGTGCAATGCCTTACACTATAA